A part of Haloarchaeobius sp. HME9146 genomic DNA contains:
- a CDS encoding threonyl-tRNA synthetase editing domain-containing protein, with the protein MRLLCIHSARLAVEAATAASDAAAVRGPPDPVELSDCLTVAVTVEPGDLTDGVAAQAAAEVRETADKLAVDALALVPTEHLSDRPADDEATDRVLDAVEAALTDDFTVVRAPRDWFLALDLETKGHPYAAQSVRVTAADVPAEAPPEHRDWLLLTPDGEQHEPLAESASLSGAQKAVMNAGGEGAPGSTGSEPSVDSLLSDHGFASVDRDTPDGIRYLPRGALLRRSLRDVVEDRAAAAGATPVESEAAAGQAPGTAGGTGRELIEAMDRSTVDAPVRLFEVQTKPTGRASGSNRHPFRHQRTATVPTLTSLTPGGDSARAEFETLARLTVDVHDAIGLDPVLTVRTSSAFWERSRDWLVDLVRSLDRPALVDRRPETPDWTVRLDLAVAPDGRAPVETGTVALEPAPGTGENRARLHCEPVGSIEAVTAALLSRAAAMDRPRLPTWLAPTQVRFVPVESEHLAHCESLAETVAAAGIRVDVDDRTDDTVGRRLSAATTDWVPYLAVVGDQEADGDQLKVQVRANGTEVALTVTELVEAVQAAVSDTPRSRWSLPRRCSQQPRFAETT; encoded by the coding sequence ATGCGCCTGCTGTGTATCCATTCGGCCCGACTGGCCGTCGAGGCGGCAACCGCGGCCAGCGACGCGGCCGCGGTCCGCGGGCCACCCGACCCGGTGGAACTGTCGGACTGCCTCACCGTCGCCGTCACCGTCGAACCCGGTGACCTGACCGACGGGGTGGCCGCCCAGGCCGCCGCCGAGGTCCGGGAGACGGCCGACAAGCTCGCCGTCGACGCCCTCGCGCTCGTCCCCACGGAGCACCTGAGCGACCGCCCTGCCGACGACGAGGCCACGGACCGTGTGCTGGACGCGGTCGAGGCCGCCCTCACCGACGATTTCACCGTCGTTCGGGCCCCTCGCGACTGGTTCCTCGCGCTCGACCTCGAGACGAAGGGACACCCCTACGCGGCACAGTCGGTTCGCGTCACCGCGGCGGACGTCCCCGCGGAGGCACCCCCCGAGCATCGCGACTGGCTCCTCCTGACGCCCGATGGCGAACAGCACGAACCGCTGGCCGAGTCGGCGTCCCTCTCAGGGGCGCAGAAGGCCGTGATGAACGCCGGAGGCGAAGGTGCTCCCGGCAGCACCGGGTCGGAGCCGTCTGTCGACTCGCTCCTGTCCGACCATGGATTCGCGAGCGTCGACAGGGACACCCCTGACGGAATCCGGTATCTGCCACGGGGGGCACTGCTCCGGCGGTCGCTCCGCGACGTGGTCGAGGACCGCGCGGCTGCCGCCGGTGCGACACCGGTCGAGTCGGAAGCGGCAGCCGGACAGGCTCCCGGGACGGCGGGTGGCACGGGACGGGAACTCATCGAAGCCATGGACCGGTCGACCGTGGACGCCCCGGTGCGACTGTTCGAAGTGCAGACGAAGCCGACTGGCCGGGCATCGGGCTCCAACAGGCACCCCTTCCGACACCAGCGAACCGCGACGGTCCCGACACTCACCTCGCTGACACCAGGCGGTGACAGCGCCAGGGCGGAGTTCGAGACGCTGGCAAGGCTCACGGTCGACGTTCACGACGCCATCGGGCTCGACCCGGTCCTCACGGTCCGAACCTCGTCCGCGTTCTGGGAGCGGTCCCGGGACTGGCTGGTCGACCTCGTCCGCTCGCTCGACCGGCCAGCGCTGGTCGACCGCCGGCCCGAGACCCCCGACTGGACGGTCAGACTCGACCTCGCGGTCGCACCCGACGGGCGGGCACCGGTCGAGACCGGGACGGTCGCGCTCGAACCCGCGCCGGGCACAGGTGAGAACCGGGCACGCCTCCACTGCGAACCGGTCGGGAGCATCGAAGCGGTGACGGCAGCACTGCTGTCGCGGGCCGCCGCCATGGACCGGCCACGGCTCCCGACGTGGCTCGCGCCGACACAGGTCCGGTTCGTCCCCGTGGAGTCCGAGCATCTCGCGCACTGCGAGTCGCTGGCCGAGACGGTGGCGGCGGCCGGTATCCGGGTCGACGTGGACGACCGGACCGACGACACCGTCGGACGCCGCCTCTCGGCTGCGACCACCGACTGGGTTCCCTACCTCGCAGTCGTCGGTGACCAGGAGGCCGACGGGGACCAGCTGAAGGTACAGGTACGAGCGAACGGGACCGAGGTGGCCCTCACGGTCACGGAACTCGTCGAAGCCGTACAGGCGGCTGTGAGCGACACCCCCCGGAGCCGCTGGTCGCTCCCTCGCCGGTGCAGCCAGCAGCCGCGGTTCGCCGAGACTACCTGA